Proteins from a genomic interval of Chloroflexota bacterium:
- a CDS encoding ABC transporter substrate-binding protein, which produces MRRVRVALLATLLCVGCARAGPTPASPAEPSQSASAAAPKRIVAATKNVPSFLYYKLHPGPTAGAEEIGDLLDSGLVITDDSGLLRPLLGEAVPSLDNGLWQVFPDGSMQTTLKIRPRAVWHDGAPLTADDLVFTAALAQDRELAVFHHVGFDSIERLEIVDPRTVLVHWKRPYIEADALFSTRFTLPLPAHLLQDPYTESKDTFLELPFWGDEFIGTGPFKVHEYVRGSFLNLRANTEFAPGRPRVDEIEVRFITDDNAFIANLLSGAVDFTLGRGSSLEQALMVRDQWTGGSVEFKALDSWVTLYPQFVNPSPQVVANAQFRRALVQAIDRQEIVDTIQHGQTPVADGNISPHHPYYKQIEPSVVHYGYDPRQSAAILQDLGYARGADGAFRDAGGQPLALELRGSTVLDILPKSIYAVADYWKQLGVPTTPEIRPTQLAADPEWTATFPAFALQRQTGSHRFLPNLRSSQARIPERNYTGLNVARYMDPDMDALIDRYVTTIPITDRVAVIAQIEHRITDEAIWMTLFFDTEPALISNRLVNVHARGEDSNHAWNAYEWDVR; this is translated from the coding sequence ATGCGACGAGTCCGCGTTGCGCTGCTGGCGACCCTCCTGTGCGTGGGCTGTGCCCGAGCGGGTCCGACGCCAGCGTCGCCGGCGGAGCCCAGCCAGTCCGCTTCGGCAGCCGCGCCGAAGCGGATCGTCGCGGCGACCAAGAACGTGCCCTCGTTCCTGTACTACAAGCTGCATCCCGGTCCGACCGCGGGCGCCGAGGAGATCGGCGACCTGCTGGACTCCGGCCTCGTCATCACCGACGACAGCGGGCTCCTTCGACCGCTCCTCGGCGAGGCCGTGCCGTCCCTCGACAACGGACTCTGGCAGGTGTTCCCCGACGGATCGATGCAGACGACGTTGAAGATTCGCCCGCGCGCAGTGTGGCACGATGGCGCGCCCCTCACCGCCGACGATCTCGTCTTCACCGCCGCGCTCGCGCAGGACCGCGAGCTGGCGGTCTTTCACCACGTCGGGTTCGACTCGATCGAGCGGCTGGAGATCGTGGACCCGCGCACGGTGCTCGTCCACTGGAAGCGTCCATACATCGAAGCGGACGCGCTCTTCAGTACGCGATTCACCCTGCCGCTCCCCGCGCACCTCCTCCAGGATCCGTACACCGAGAGTAAGGACACCTTCTTGGAGCTGCCATTCTGGGGCGACGAGTTCATCGGGACCGGGCCATTCAAGGTCCACGAGTACGTCCGTGGGAGCTTCCTGAACCTTCGAGCCAACACGGAATTCGCGCCGGGTCGCCCGCGGGTGGACGAGATCGAGGTGCGGTTCATCACCGACGACAACGCCTTCATCGCGAACCTTCTGTCCGGTGCGGTCGACTTCACCCTCGGTCGGGGTTCATCTCTCGAGCAGGCGCTCATGGTGCGGGACCAGTGGACGGGTGGGTCGGTCGAGTTCAAAGCGCTCGATAGCTGGGTGACCCTCTACCCGCAGTTCGTGAATCCGAGTCCGCAGGTCGTTGCCAATGCGCAGTTCCGTCGGGCCCTGGTCCAGGCCATCGATAGGCAGGAGATCGTGGACACGATCCAGCACGGGCAGACGCCCGTCGCGGACGGCAATATCAGTCCACACCATCCCTACTACAAACAGATCGAGCCCAGCGTGGTGCACTACGGCTATGATCCACGCCAGTCCGCGGCCATCCTGCAGGACTTGGGGTACGCGCGCGGGGCGGATGGCGCGTTCCGCGACGCCGGCGGCCAGCCGCTGGCCCTGGAGCTGCGCGGCTCCACGGTGCTCGACATTCTGCCGAAGTCGATCTACGCCGTCGCGGATTACTGGAAGCAGCTCGGCGTGCCCACGACGCCCGAGATTCGGCCAACCCAGCTCGCCGCCGACCCGGAATGGACGGCGACCTTCCCCGCCTTCGCGCTGCAACGCCAGACGGGGAGCCACCGGTTCCTCCCGAATCTGCGCAGCTCACAGGCGCGCATCCCCGAACGGAACTACACAGGGCTAAACGTCGCCCGCTACATGGACCCGGATATGGACGCCCTCATCGACCGCTACGTGACGACGATTCCCATCACGGACCGGGTCGCCGTGATCGCGCAGATCGAGCATCGAATCACCGACGAGGCGATCTGGATGACCTTGTTCTTCGACACGGAACCGGCCCTCATCTCCAACCGGCTGGTGAACGTCCACGCGCGGGGCGAGGACTCGAACCACGCCTGGAACGCCTACGAGTGGGACGTGCGGTAG
- a CDS encoding NAD(P)-dependent oxidoreductase translates to MILITGGMGFIGLHTARRFLDAGENVVITQYHARREPDFIKDEIGKRVVVEQLDVTNSLAVLDIVHRHKVTGIVHLAVPGLAALTPGEDYRVNMLGLLNVLEAARMFEVPRVTYASSVTVYASLPAGPYREDAPLPLASGNPTETFKKAWDVLAPHFAGRAGIETVGVRASTIWGPLYHTMMNLPSRVCHAAARGVPANFAGSRTGVPYADDLGDFCYVKDCALGIFLLQTANKKLPHSVYNIGAGIGRTNRDLVEAAKKVAPDLQVELQPGTNPRGKPNPYMDITQAKEDVGYAPQHDLEYWVADYIAWLRNNPE, encoded by the coding sequence ATGATCCTGATCACCGGCGGCATGGGGTTCATTGGCCTGCACACAGCGCGGCGGTTTCTCGACGCCGGGGAGAACGTCGTCATCACGCAATACCACGCGCGGCGAGAGCCGGACTTCATCAAGGACGAGATCGGGAAGCGGGTCGTGGTCGAGCAGCTCGACGTGACCAACAGCCTCGCCGTGTTGGACATCGTCCATCGCCACAAGGTCACCGGCATCGTGCACCTGGCTGTGCCGGGCCTCGCCGCCCTGACCCCCGGGGAAGACTACCGGGTGAACATGCTCGGCTTGCTCAACGTGCTCGAAGCGGCCCGGATGTTCGAGGTGCCCCGCGTGACGTACGCCAGCTCCGTCACCGTGTACGCGAGCCTCCCCGCCGGCCCGTACCGGGAGGACGCGCCCCTTCCGCTGGCGTCCGGCAACCCCACCGAGACCTTCAAGAAGGCGTGGGATGTGCTGGCGCCCCACTTTGCGGGCCGGGCCGGCATCGAGACCGTCGGCGTGCGGGCATCGACGATCTGGGGGCCGCTGTACCACACGATGATGAACCTCCCCAGCCGCGTTTGCCACGCGGCCGCGCGTGGCGTGCCCGCCAACTTCGCCGGGTCGCGGACAGGAGTCCCGTACGCCGATGACCTCGGCGACTTCTGTTACGTGAAGGACTGCGCGCTGGGCATCTTCCTCCTGCAGACCGCGAATAAGAAGCTGCCGCACAGCGTCTACAACATCGGCGCGGGAATTGGACGCACCAATCGCGACCTCGTGGAGGCGGCGAAGAAGGTCGCGCCCGACCTCCAAGTGGAGCTGCAACCGGGTACGAACCCGCGTGGGAAGCCCAACCCCTACATGGACATTACCCAGGCGAAGGAGGACGTCGGCTACGCGCCCCAACACGACCTCGAATACTGGGTCGCCGACTACATCGCCTGGCTGCGGAACAACCCGGAGTAG
- a CDS encoding TAXI family TRAP transporter solute-binding subunit yields the protein MEPLPSGANFIRSKTLWEIGLHIAGNPATPYGGNRDMCIVVGTGSGEEFRPWLRMATGSPLLAHAVAKGEIEMAFVNPSGLLTQAYRGTGVFSEPLPVRVVASYPSWDRCVFLVHPRTGITALGQIAERKPALRISIREEKAHSTRVLTDQLLALYGISLKDLESWGATFQEVGPPGDMRRVNALKAEEIDLVIDEGIRNNNWFDVGLEHGMRAIELEPEIRDGMAAMGWRIVTIPAGRYPHLTHDYTCIDYSGWPLYTRASLPDDVAYDVVGALHARTDEIPWEENFGGTGQLGTDTEATPIDVPLHPGAERWYREHGFLK from the coding sequence ATGGAGCCACTGCCGAGCGGAGCCAACTTCATCCGCTCGAAGACCCTCTGGGAAATCGGACTGCACATTGCCGGAAACCCGGCGACACCATACGGCGGCAACCGCGACATGTGCATCGTCGTGGGGACGGGATCCGGCGAGGAATTCCGGCCCTGGCTCCGCATGGCCACCGGGTCACCGCTCCTCGCTCACGCCGTCGCGAAGGGTGAGATCGAGATGGCGTTTGTGAACCCATCGGGGCTTCTCACCCAGGCCTACCGTGGGACCGGCGTGTTCTCCGAGCCCCTTCCGGTGCGCGTCGTGGCATCGTACCCGTCGTGGGACCGCTGCGTCTTTCTCGTCCACCCCCGGACGGGCATCACGGCCCTAGGGCAGATCGCCGAACGCAAGCCCGCGCTCCGAATCTCGATCCGCGAGGAGAAGGCCCACTCCACGCGCGTCCTCACCGACCAGCTCCTGGCGCTCTATGGGATCAGCCTCAAGGACCTGGAATCATGGGGCGCTACCTTCCAGGAGGTGGGGCCGCCGGGCGACATGCGTCGGGTCAACGCGTTGAAGGCGGAGGAGATCGACCTCGTCATCGATGAGGGCATCCGGAACAACAACTGGTTTGACGTAGGCCTGGAGCACGGCATGCGGGCCATCGAGCTGGAGCCCGAGATTCGCGACGGGATGGCCGCGATGGGATGGCGGATCGTGACCATACCGGCCGGCCGCTATCCCCACCTCACCCACGATTACACGTGCATCGACTACAGCGGCTGGCCGCTGTACACCCGAGCTTCCCTGCCGGACGACGTGGCATACGACGTGGTGGGCGCGCTTCACGCGCGGACCGACGAAATCCCGTGGGAGGAGAACTTCGGCGGGACCGGCCAGCTCGGCACCGACACGGAGGCGACGCCCATCGACGTGCCGCTCCATCCCGGCGCCGAGCGCTGGTACCGGGAGCACGGCTTCCTGAAGTAG
- a CDS encoding cupin domain-containing protein translates to MTQTTPEPQDLAARLRRHVARFADRVPDWEAFEEAKIPGFHRAQHRYVGAGASGKYDDPNAIPPGSFTVSVMLVPPGQGNPPHTHEVEEVFFVLKGQLTCFWCAGDARVEQVLGPWDMVFNPADVAHGYHNATDEDVYVQIMLGRPRPDVPSYVEERYEREKYDHLKRR, encoded by the coding sequence ATGACCCAGACCACACCCGAACCCCAGGACCTGGCGGCGCGGCTGCGTCGGCACGTCGCGCGGTTCGCCGACCGTGTGCCCGACTGGGAGGCGTTCGAGGAGGCGAAGATCCCGGGCTTTCACCGCGCGCAGCACCGCTACGTGGGCGCCGGCGCCTCGGGGAAGTACGACGACCCGAACGCCATTCCACCGGGCAGCTTCACCGTGAGCGTGATGCTGGTCCCGCCGGGGCAGGGGAACCCGCCCCACACCCACGAGGTGGAGGAGGTCTTCTTCGTCCTGAAGGGTCAGCTCACCTGCTTCTGGTGCGCGGGTGACGCTCGCGTCGAGCAGGTCCTTGGGCCCTGGGACATGGTCTTCAATCCCGCGGACGTGGCCCATGGGTACCACAATGCGACCGATGAGGACGTCTACGTGCAGATCATGCTGGGCCGCCCGCGGCCCGACGTGCCCAGCTACGTCGAGGAACGCTACGAGCGGGAAAAGTACGACCATCTGAAACGTAGGTAG
- a CDS encoding kelch repeat-containing protein translates to MRAVTVGIVLAAVVGAASSLLFGARLAHAPEDSGGARNPLTAVGRQPEVVQAPTSALWVDLAQQRVPRQEMAVAELGGRIYAIGGFNPDGSSANTVEAYDPATDSWATVAPLPIALNHPAAATVGDHVYVIGGHPDQGAEAVDTVYAYDAGADRWVPRARMPTARGALAVAVADGKIYAMGGSPDRRERDFAVYDPDADAWTPLPAMPTPRNHLAAGALNGKIYAVGGRSGDIGGITAALEEYDPGARAWTAKAPMPTARGGIAAAVVGGSLYVFGGEGNRNNPTGVFDEVEAYDPATDSWLRLAPMGAPRHGIGAAALENRIYIPGGASVEGFGVTPVNQALDVQ, encoded by the coding sequence ATGCGGGCTGTGACCGTCGGGATCGTGCTCGCGGCCGTCGTCGGAGCCGCGAGCTCTCTGCTGTTCGGAGCGCGGCTGGCTCACGCGCCGGAGGACTCGGGCGGGGCGCGCAATCCCCTCACGGCGGTTGGCCGGCAGCCCGAAGTCGTTCAGGCGCCGACCAGCGCGCTCTGGGTCGATCTGGCGCAACAGCGCGTGCCGCGCCAGGAGATGGCGGTCGCGGAGCTGGGTGGCCGGATCTACGCCATCGGCGGGTTCAACCCGGACGGGAGCAGCGCCAACACGGTGGAGGCGTACGACCCGGCGACCGATAGCTGGGCGACCGTCGCGCCGCTCCCCATCGCGCTCAACCACCCGGCCGCGGCGACGGTTGGCGACCACGTGTACGTTATCGGCGGTCATCCGGACCAGGGCGCCGAGGCGGTCGATACCGTCTATGCGTACGACGCTGGAGCGGATCGGTGGGTGCCGAGGGCGCGCATGCCGACCGCGCGCGGGGCGCTCGCCGTCGCGGTTGCCGACGGCAAGATCTACGCCATGGGCGGCTCGCCGGACCGGCGCGAGCGCGATTTCGCCGTGTACGATCCGGACGCGGACGCCTGGACGCCGCTACCCGCCATGCCGACGCCCCGAAACCACCTGGCGGCCGGTGCGCTGAACGGGAAGATCTACGCCGTGGGCGGGCGTAGCGGCGACATTGGCGGCATCACGGCCGCCCTCGAGGAGTACGACCCCGGGGCCCGCGCGTGGACGGCGAAGGCCCCGATGCCGACTGCGCGCGGCGGGATCGCCGCCGCCGTCGTGGGAGGATCGCTGTACGTCTTCGGCGGCGAGGGCAACCGGAACAACCCGACTGGGGTGTTCGATGAGGTCGAGGCGTACGACCCGGCCACCGATAGCTGGCTGAGGCTCGCACCGATGGGTGCGCCCCGCCACGGCATCGGGGCGGCGGCCCTCGAGAACCGAATCTACATCCCAGGAGGCGCCAGCGTCGAGGGCTTCGGGGTGACGCCCGTCAATCAGGCGCTGGACGTGCAATGA
- the uvrC gene encoding excinuclease ABC subunit UvrC — MKLANEALAEKVRNLPRQPGIYKFKDAEGKTIYVGKATSLRSRVSSYFQAPDARGGKIVALVAQIADVEYILTGSPLQALQWESDLIKTERPKYNVVLRDDKHYPYVRVTVQEDWPRVEIARRIAPDGAKYFGPFSDTGSVRRTMNTLNRMFPYILCSKEITGTDPRPCLYAYINRCLAPCIGAVTKEQYRVLIDQVVRFMEGKTEGVLKELRRDMEEAADRLDFEQAAVLRDRLREAERVVEQQAVTTTVREELDVIGIARNETHACAQVFFMRDGRMVGREHFILQNALDETEAALTKSFLLLFYAEATHVPRRILLSHAVDDQPTVKEWLASTARHAVNLQAPKRGEPARLVGLALRNATETLERLALERIQEIERTSGAMLELQEALGLPNVPERIECFDISHVQGAYTVASMAVLEGARPKPSEYRRFRIRTVDHNDDFASMREVIRRRFGHLVEQSKAPTAEGQKWGVIPDLVVIDGGKGQLSSAQDVMGELELEIPMVGLAKQYEEVFVPNRSDPIPFPADSAGRFLLQRVRDEAHRFAITYHRASRGKGALKSSLDEIPGVGPKRRKALLQRFGSVDAIRKAVVDDIASVPGMTRRTATALKERL; from the coding sequence GTGAAGCTCGCGAACGAAGCGCTGGCCGAGAAGGTCCGGAACCTTCCACGACAGCCCGGCATCTATAAGTTCAAGGATGCCGAGGGGAAGACCATCTACGTTGGTAAGGCGACGTCGCTTCGGTCGCGAGTCAGCTCCTACTTCCAGGCGCCCGACGCGCGCGGCGGCAAAATCGTCGCCCTCGTGGCCCAGATCGCGGACGTCGAGTACATCCTCACCGGATCCCCGCTCCAGGCCCTCCAGTGGGAGTCCGACCTCATCAAGACGGAGCGGCCCAAGTACAACGTCGTGCTTCGAGACGACAAGCATTATCCGTACGTCCGCGTCACGGTGCAGGAGGATTGGCCGCGAGTCGAGATCGCGCGGCGCATCGCGCCCGACGGCGCCAAGTACTTCGGCCCATTCAGCGATACGGGCTCGGTCCGCCGAACGATGAACACCCTGAACCGGATGTTCCCCTACATCCTCTGCAGCAAGGAGATCACCGGCACCGACCCCCGCCCCTGCCTGTACGCCTACATCAACCGATGCCTCGCCCCATGCATCGGCGCCGTGACGAAGGAGCAGTACCGCGTCCTCATCGACCAGGTCGTGCGCTTCATGGAGGGCAAGACCGAGGGGGTGCTGAAGGAGCTGCGCCGCGACATGGAGGAGGCCGCCGATCGGCTCGACTTCGAGCAGGCCGCCGTCCTCCGCGACCGCCTCCGCGAGGCGGAGCGCGTCGTCGAGCAGCAGGCCGTCACGACAACCGTGCGGGAGGAGCTGGACGTCATCGGCATCGCCCGAAACGAGACGCACGCATGCGCCCAGGTGTTCTTCATGCGCGACGGGCGCATGGTGGGGCGCGAGCACTTCATCCTCCAGAATGCGCTGGACGAGACGGAGGCCGCGCTCACGAAATCTTTCCTGCTCCTCTTCTATGCTGAGGCGACCCACGTTCCCCGGCGCATTCTGCTTTCGCACGCGGTGGACGACCAGCCGACCGTGAAGGAGTGGCTGGCCAGCACGGCGCGCCACGCCGTGAACCTCCAGGCCCCCAAACGGGGTGAGCCCGCGCGGCTCGTCGGGCTCGCGCTGCGCAACGCGACGGAGACGCTGGAACGCCTGGCGCTCGAGCGGATTCAGGAGATCGAGCGCACCTCCGGCGCGATGTTGGAGCTGCAGGAGGCGCTGGGCCTGCCCAACGTCCCGGAGCGGATCGAGTGCTTCGACATCTCCCATGTCCAGGGCGCGTACACCGTGGCCAGCATGGCCGTCCTGGAAGGCGCGCGCCCCAAGCCCTCCGAGTATCGGCGCTTCCGGATTCGCACCGTCGACCACAATGACGACTTCGCGTCGATGCGGGAGGTGATCCGCCGGCGATTCGGCCACCTGGTGGAGCAGAGCAAGGCGCCGACCGCCGAAGGCCAGAAGTGGGGGGTGATCCCGGATCTCGTGGTGATCGACGGCGGGAAGGGCCAGCTCAGCTCGGCCCAGGACGTCATGGGAGAGCTGGAGCTCGAGATCCCGATGGTGGGGCTCGCCAAGCAGTACGAAGAGGTCTTCGTGCCAAACCGCTCGGATCCCATCCCGTTCCCCGCCGACAGCGCCGGTCGGTTCCTCCTCCAGCGCGTTCGCGACGAAGCGCACCGATTCGCCATCACGTACCACCGGGCGAGCCGCGGCAAAGGCGCGCTGAAATCGTCCCTCGATGAGATCCCCGGCGTTGGGCCGAAGCGGCGCAAGGCCCTGCTCCAACGCTTCGGCTCGGTGGACGCCATCCGCAAAGCCGTGGTCGACGACATCGCTTCGGTGCCGGGGATGACGCGGCGGACCGCGACCGCGTTGAAGGAGCGGCTGTAG
- the lysA gene encoding diaminopimelate decarboxylase, giving the protein MKSEKAEVLPITASTNDEHHLVIGGCDVVDLVAQFGSPLYVYDEATIREQARGYVGGLHAAVSDSLVIFASKAFANAAIFQVLAEEGLGLDVVSGGEMVLAHRSGFPMERVYFHGNNKSAEEMALAAELGVGRFVVDNFHELGRLDALGQQLGVRIPALLRVGPGVEAHTHEYRKTGTLDSKFGIPISTGQAETAVFQATRARGVHLIGLHAHIGSQIFEIAPYLETIHIVLEFAALMRDRYGLDLREFSPGGGWGISYTEDDDPMPAEEVARTIGGAVWKSAAEHGLANPRVIIEPGRSIVGQAGVAIYTVGAIKDIPGVRRYVALDGGMADNIRPALYGSIYDALVANRMDEAATATVTLAGRYCESGDILVKDAHLPRVGSGDLIALPASGAYNLAMSSNYNMALRPAAVMVADGHARLIRRRETYDDLLRVETALD; this is encoded by the coding sequence ATGAAGAGCGAAAAAGCTGAGGTCCTTCCGATCACGGCGAGTACGAACGACGAGCATCACCTCGTGATCGGCGGGTGCGACGTCGTGGATCTGGTCGCCCAGTTCGGAAGCCCCCTCTACGTGTACGACGAGGCGACGATCCGGGAGCAGGCGAGGGGATACGTCGGCGGACTCCATGCCGCTGTCTCGGACTCGCTCGTGATCTTTGCCAGCAAAGCCTTCGCGAATGCCGCGATCTTCCAGGTCCTTGCCGAGGAGGGGCTTGGCCTCGACGTCGTGTCCGGTGGGGAGATGGTGCTGGCGCACCGAAGCGGCTTCCCGATGGAGCGCGTCTACTTCCATGGGAACAATAAGTCCGCTGAGGAGATGGCGCTCGCGGCTGAGCTGGGGGTAGGGCGCTTCGTGGTCGACAATTTTCACGAGCTGGGGCGGCTGGATGCGCTCGGTCAACAACTCGGCGTGCGCATCCCCGCGCTCCTCCGGGTCGGCCCCGGCGTCGAAGCCCACACGCACGAGTATCGCAAGACGGGCACGCTGGACTCGAAATTCGGGATCCCCATCTCGACGGGTCAGGCCGAAACCGCCGTGTTCCAGGCCACGCGAGCCCGCGGTGTTCACCTGATCGGACTTCATGCCCACATCGGTTCGCAGATCTTCGAGATCGCGCCATACCTGGAGACGATCCACATCGTGCTGGAGTTCGCCGCCCTCATGCGCGACCGCTACGGGCTCGACCTTCGGGAGTTCAGCCCGGGTGGCGGTTGGGGCATCTCCTACACGGAGGACGACGACCCAATGCCCGCCGAGGAGGTGGCCCGTACGATCGGCGGCGCTGTGTGGAAATCGGCTGCGGAGCACGGCCTCGCCAACCCGAGGGTCATCATCGAACCTGGACGGTCGATCGTCGGGCAGGCGGGCGTGGCGATCTATACGGTCGGCGCTATCAAAGACATCCCCGGCGTGCGGCGGTACGTGGCTCTGGACGGCGGGATGGCCGACAACATCCGCCCCGCGCTGTATGGGTCGATCTACGACGCGCTGGTGGCGAACCGAATGGACGAGGCGGCCACCGCGACGGTCACGCTCGCGGGCCGCTACTGCGAATCGGGCGACATCCTGGTGAAAGACGCGCATCTCCCCCGCGTGGGTTCGGGCGATCTCATCGCGCTTCCCGCGTCCGGCGCCTACAACTTGGCGATGAGCAGCAACTACAACATGGCGCTGCGTCCGGCGGCCGTCATGGTGGCCGACGGCCACGCGCGCCTCATCCGCCGCCGAGAGACGTACGATGACCTTCTGCGCGTCGAGACCGCGCTGGACTGA
- a CDS encoding zinc-dependent metalloprotease — MATAAFARGVSRSMGAGVIAGAAAGLLWFAARHYGRDRAGEIIDWDQARSVALRTAQATPWLDSGERAAAEADYVDMLREVAGPLQRYTGSEFDIARSGVRALDRPEWISANMANFRDLLRPFEELYREKVDPARVQLPGITAAGRLVLSAEVGVLLGYLGRRVLGQYDISLLGTRAREPGALYFVEPNIRSIQLQLGLPQREFRMWLALHEATHVHEFEGHPWVRDYLNQTIQRYIESMVDHLRDGGGSIKGLVGRAMDHLSIGGSLLEAMMTPTQRGMVSRLQAVMCLLEGYSNHVMNALGRDLLPHYVQIEARVEERSKRRSGAEQLFLRVTGLQMKFDQYRLGAEFVDRVVQDRGIAFLNQVWHSAEMLPSEQEIREPARWIDRVTAAA, encoded by the coding sequence GTGGCGACGGCAGCATTCGCGCGCGGCGTATCGCGATCAATGGGAGCCGGCGTGATCGCCGGCGCCGCGGCGGGGCTTCTGTGGTTCGCCGCTCGCCACTACGGCCGGGACCGAGCCGGGGAGATCATCGATTGGGACCAGGCTCGCAGCGTCGCCTTGAGAACGGCGCAGGCGACGCCATGGCTCGATTCCGGTGAGCGAGCGGCGGCCGAAGCGGACTACGTCGACATGCTGCGCGAAGTCGCGGGACCTCTCCAGCGCTACACGGGGAGCGAATTCGACATCGCCCGAAGTGGAGTGCGCGCGCTCGATCGTCCCGAATGGATCTCCGCGAATATGGCGAACTTTCGCGACCTCCTCCGCCCGTTCGAAGAGCTGTACCGAGAGAAGGTCGACCCCGCCCGCGTTCAGCTGCCCGGAATCACCGCCGCCGGACGGCTGGTGCTCTCGGCGGAAGTTGGCGTCCTGCTCGGCTATCTTGGACGCCGCGTTCTCGGGCAGTACGACATCAGCCTGCTCGGCACCCGCGCGCGCGAGCCCGGCGCGCTGTACTTCGTGGAGCCGAATATTCGCTCCATCCAGCTCCAGCTCGGCCTTCCACAGCGCGAGTTCCGCATGTGGCTCGCCCTCCACGAGGCGACGCACGTGCACGAGTTCGAGGGGCATCCCTGGGTGCGGGATTACCTCAATCAGACGATCCAGCGATACATCGAGAGTATGGTGGACCACCTGCGCGATGGGGGTGGCTCGATCAAAGGGCTGGTGGGACGGGCGATGGACCACCTGTCCATCGGCGGGAGCCTCCTCGAGGCGATGATGACCCCAACCCAACGGGGGATGGTGTCACGCCTGCAGGCCGTCATGTGCCTGCTCGAGGGCTACAGCAACCACGTGATGAACGCGCTCGGGCGCGATCTGTTGCCACACTATGTCCAGATTGAGGCGCGCGTCGAGGAGCGCTCCAAGCGCCGAAGTGGGGCAGAGCAGCTCTTCCTTCGCGTCACCGGGCTGCAGATGAAGTTCGATCAGTACCGCCTGGGCGCGGAGTTCGTGGACCGCGTGGTGCAAGACCGGGGAATCGCATTCCTGAATCAGGTCTGGCATTCGGCGGAGATGCTCCCATCGGAGCAGGAGATCCGCGAGCCCGCCCGCTGGATCGATCGCGTCACGGCGGCCGCTTGA
- a CDS encoding diacylglycerol kinase family protein, whose protein sequence is MANDAPFFFIVNPRAGAGGRKFAGIAARMRALGVSYAAAATTKPGDARTLSKLALGHGFRAIVCVGGDGTVNEVVNGFVTPEGLVDRRAVLGVIPSGTMQDFARGASLPVGRDAALARLLDGRESAIDVGRIRFADGRVHVFVNVVGAGFDAEVAGRAADVRGGAITSIPAHVLGFASALAAYQNKEISLTFEDQPGSAARLRCNAVIAANGPSYAGVMNFAPGATLDDGRLDVVLVGDVAKIELLLNLPRVLAGTHVAHEKVTTYRVRGLSLESGDDALVQADGEVVGRLPARVDVLPGALRLIR, encoded by the coding sequence ATGGCGAACGATGCGCCGTTCTTCTTCATCGTCAATCCCCGCGCCGGGGCCGGCGGGCGGAAGTTCGCAGGCATCGCCGCGCGGATGCGGGCCCTTGGCGTGTCCTACGCGGCTGCCGCGACCACGAAACCCGGTGATGCCCGCACGCTCAGCAAGCTCGCCCTCGGGCACGGCTTTCGCGCCATTGTCTGTGTTGGCGGCGACGGAACCGTCAACGAAGTCGTCAACGGCTTCGTCACGCCCGAGGGATTGGTCGACCGCCGCGCCGTGCTGGGCGTCATCCCAAGTGGCACGATGCAGGACTTTGCGCGAGGGGCCAGTCTCCCCGTCGGACGCGACGCCGCGCTCGCGCGCCTTCTGGACGGCCGCGAATCAGCGATCGACGTGGGGCGAATTCGGTTCGCGGACGGGCGCGTCCACGTCTTCGTCAACGTGGTCGGCGCGGGCTTTGACGCCGAAGTGGCCGGTCGCGCCGCCGACGTCCGTGGCGGCGCCATCACCTCGATACCGGCGCACGTTCTCGGGTTCGCCTCGGCCCTCGCCGCGTATCAAAACAAGGAGATCTCCCTCACGTTCGAAGATCAGCCGGGTTCAGCCGCGCGCCTACGCTGCAACGCGGTCATCGCTGCGAACGGACCGTCCTACGCCGGGGTGATGAATTTCGCGCCGGGCGCCACGCTCGATGACGGTCGCCTCGACGTGGTGCTCGTCGGGGACGTCGCGAAGATCGAGCTACTCCTCAACCTGCCCCGGGTTTTGGCGGGCACGCACGTCGCGCACGAGAAGGTCACCACGTACCGCGTTCGCGGCCTCAGCCTCGAGTCAGGGGACGACGCGCTGGTACAGGCGGACGGCGAGGTCGTCGGCAGGCTTCCCGCCCGGGTGGACGTCCTCCCCGGCGCGTTGCGCCTCATTCGGTAA